A single genomic interval of Mycosarcoma maydis chromosome 8, whole genome shotgun sequence harbors:
- a CDS encoding putative nucleolar rRNA processing protein codes for MGKDESKKDKKSKRKSEVAAMDVDAVSTDVEATPSKKDKKEKKTKAQVSVNEAAAAAAAAASAVSDDEDGETSHDISPIAQPLAQAKMSKKLFKLTKKASKSRGHVKRGVKEVVKALRKGEKGLVVLAGDISPIDILSHIPVLCEDTSNPYIFVASKESLGAASATKRPTSVVMIVPGGGKKGAAKANNAANPKEDYMQDYTTLHKHVQGLSDQVAMAV; via the coding sequence ATGGGCAAAGACGAATCGAAAAAGGACAAAAAGTCGAAGCGCAAGTCCGAGGTGGCAGCTATGGACGTCGACGCCGTTTCCACCGACGTCGAAGCTACACCATCGAaaaaggacaagaaggagaAAAAGACGAAAGCCCAAGTTTCAGTCAacgaagctgctgctgctgctgctgctgctgcttctgctgtatccgatgacgaagatggcgagacGTCGCACGATATCTCGCCGATTGCTCAGCCGCTAGCACAAGccaagatgagcaagaagctgtTCAAGTTGACCAAGAAGGCGTCCAAGTCGCGTGGCCACGTCAAGCGTGGTGTCAAGGAGGTAGTCAAGGCTCTTCGAAAGGGCGAGAAGGGGTTGGTGGTACTCGCTGGGGATATCTCGCCCATCGACATTCTGAGTCACATCCCAGTGCTGTGCGAGGACACCAGCAACCCGTACATCTTTGTAGCCAGCAAAGAGTCTCTCGGCGCCGCTAGCGCCACAAAGAGACCAACCAGCGTCGTCATGATCGTCCCCGGAGGCGGCAAAAAGGGCGCCGCTAAGGCCAACAACGCCGCAAACCCAAAGGAAGACTACATGCAGGACTACACCACCCTCCACAAGCACGTCCAGGGTTTGAGCGACCAAGTTGCCATGGCCGTCTGA